In Arthrobacter sp. UKPF54-2, the following are encoded in one genomic region:
- a CDS encoding organic hydroperoxide resistance protein: MKTLYTAEALASGEGRDGNAQTSDGKLNVALASPVELGGNGEGTNPEQLFAAGYAACFHSALRLVGRQQKADLTDSAVAARIHLGALDDGAGYGIAAELEIALPAVDRETAEALVAKAHEVCPYSNATRGNITVDIKILEVAA, from the coding sequence ATGAAGACCCTTTATACGGCCGAGGCACTGGCCTCCGGCGAAGGACGCGACGGCAACGCGCAGACCAGCGACGGCAAACTCAACGTGGCCCTGGCCAGTCCGGTGGAACTGGGCGGCAACGGCGAAGGCACCAACCCGGAGCAGCTCTTCGCGGCCGGGTACGCGGCCTGCTTCCACTCCGCCCTGCGCCTGGTGGGCCGCCAGCAGAAGGCGGACCTGACGGATTCCGCCGTCGCCGCCCGGATTCACCTGGGCGCGCTGGACGACGGCGCGGGCTACGGCATCGCCGCGGAACTCGAGATCGCACTGCCGGCCGTGGACCGCGAAACCGCCGAGGCGCTCGTCGCCAAGGCCCACGAGGTCTGCCCCTACTCCAACGCCACCCGAGGCAATATCACCGTAGACATCAAGATCCTGGAGGTTGCCGCATGA
- a CDS encoding MarR family winged helix-turn-helix transcriptional regulator: MYAASRAATAVYRPMLDELGLTYPQYLVMMVLWEEAPRSVRELGEELGLDSGTLSPLLKRLESLGLVERRRSAADERRVEVFLTAAGASLSARAAGIPQRLADAAGLSGPELDQLRETLGRLTAALQSGR; this comes from the coding sequence ATGTACGCGGCGTCGCGGGCCGCCACCGCCGTCTACCGGCCGATGCTCGATGAGCTGGGCCTGACCTACCCGCAGTATCTCGTGATGATGGTGCTGTGGGAGGAGGCGCCGCGCAGCGTCCGGGAACTCGGCGAGGAGCTGGGTCTCGATTCCGGCACCCTCTCGCCCCTGCTGAAGCGGCTCGAATCGCTCGGCCTCGTGGAACGGCGGCGGTCCGCGGCGGACGAGCGGCGCGTCGAGGTCTTCCTGACAGCGGCCGGAGCCTCACTCAGTGCCCGCGCCGCCGGAATCCCGCAGCGGCTCGCCGACGCCGCCGGGCTCTCCGGCCCCGAGCTCGACCAGCTCCGCGAAACCCTGGGCCGGCTCACCGCCGCCCTGCAGTCCGGCCGCTGA